One genomic segment of Vagococcus intermedius includes these proteins:
- a CDS encoding S1C family serine protease yields the protein MKKDVTPHTKQTGERKRFLTGLLGGIIGGLVTVGVAFTFFNPMPSNDKPVSSSKEDKQETNVSSIKYDVDSNVSKAVENVQEAVVSVVNLQKKEQLNDFSRFFGAKENEESHTTNDELEASSEGSGVIYRKDKDHSYIVTNNHVVDGSDALQVLLNDGTKIDAKLVGKDSYTDLAVLEVPSEKVKKAAEFGDSDKLKVGEPAIAIGSPLGSVYANSATLGIISAKDRKITNENESGQPVNINALQTDAAINPGNSGGPLINIAGQVIGINSIKIAQATSGVSAEGMGFSIPSNDVVSIISQLEKDGEVNRPMLGITMSDLAMISKEQQENILKLPNDVKNGVIVRSLQFASPAEKAGLKQYDVIVAIDGKEIESGTDLQSILYKKKVGETVELTYYREKEKKTTTVELTLDQASALKQQQKE from the coding sequence ATGAAAAAAGATGTCACACCACATACAAAACAAACTGGCGAACGAAAACGATTTTTAACAGGATTGCTTGGAGGGATTATCGGCGGATTAGTGACCGTAGGCGTTGCCTTTACTTTTTTTAATCCCATGCCTTCAAACGACAAGCCAGTTAGCTCTTCAAAAGAAGATAAACAAGAAACAAATGTCAGTTCTATTAAATATGACGTAGACTCTAACGTCTCAAAAGCGGTTGAAAATGTCCAGGAAGCGGTTGTCTCTGTCGTGAATCTTCAGAAAAAAGAACAATTAAATGATTTTAGCCGTTTCTTTGGAGCGAAAGAAAATGAAGAGTCACATACAACGAATGACGAATTAGAAGCGAGTAGTGAAGGGAGTGGTGTTATTTACCGTAAAGATAAGGACCACTCTTATATTGTGACAAATAACCACGTAGTAGATGGTTCTGATGCCTTGCAAGTTTTATTAAATGATGGGACTAAGATTGATGCTAAACTAGTTGGGAAAGATAGCTATACTGACTTAGCCGTCTTAGAAGTTCCAAGTGAGAAAGTCAAAAAAGCAGCTGAGTTTGGTGACTCTGATAAATTAAAAGTAGGAGAGCCAGCGATTGCTATTGGTTCCCCCTTAGGATCAGTTTATGCTAACAGTGCCACTTTAGGAATTATCTCTGCTAAAGATCGTAAGATTACAAATGAAAATGAAAGCGGCCAACCCGTCAACATCAATGCTTTACAAACAGATGCTGCCATTAATCCTGGTAATTCTGGTGGCCCACTGATTAATATCGCCGGGCAAGTCATTGGTATCAACTCTATTAAGATTGCTCAAGCAACTAGCGGCGTTTCAGCTGAGGGAATGGGCTTTTCAATTCCAAGTAATGATGTTGTTTCAATTATTAGCCAATTAGAAAAAGATGGTGAAGTGAACCGACCAATGTTAGGGATTACAATGAGTGATTTGGCAATGATCAGTAAAGAACAACAAGAAAATATCTTAAAACTTCCTAACGACGTTAAAAACGGAGTTATTGTACGTAGCTTACAATTTGCCTCTCCTGCTGAAAAAGCTGGTTTAAAACAATATGATGTCATTGTGGCAATCGATGGTAAAGAAATCGAAAGTGGGACTGACTTACAATCTATCTTGTACAAGAAAAAAGTTGGAGAAACAGTTGAGCTTACTTACTACCGCGAAAAAGAAAAGAAAACTACAACCGTTGAATTAACTTTAGATCAAGCTTCGGCCCTTAAACAACAACAAAAAGAATAA